One region of Oryza sativa Japonica Group chromosome 5, ASM3414082v1 genomic DNA includes:
- the LOC4338160 gene encoding auxin-responsive protein IAA17, translating to MSPPLELDYIGLSPPVPAAADAAADNDLKGTELRLGLPGSHSPDRSPPAATLDLLPAAKGAKRGFSDEARPLPASAAAAAAAGKGKKAAAGEEDEDAEEEDKKVAAAPQAPAAKAQVVGWPPIRSYRKNTMATNQLKSSKEDAEAKQGQGFLYVKVSMDGAPYLRKVDLKTYKNYKDLSTALEKMFIGFTTGKDGLSESRKDGEYVLTYEDKDGDWMLVGDVPWEMFANSCRRLRIMKGSDAIGLAPRAVDKSKNRN from the exons ATGTCGCCCCCACTCGAGCTCGACTACATAGgcctctcgccgccggtgcccgccgccgccgatgccgccgccgacaacgACCTGAAGGGCACCGAGCTCCGCCTCGGCCTGCCCGGCTCCCACTCGCCGGACCGctccccgcccgccgccacgctcgACCTTCTCCCCGCTGCCAAGGGCGCCAAGCGCGGGTTCTCCGACGAGGCGCGTCCGCTgccggcgtccgccgccgccgccgccgccgccgggaagggcaagaaggcggcggccggcgaggaggatgaggatgcggaggaggaggacaagaaggtcgccgccgcgccgcaggCGCCTGCTGCCAA GGCTCAGGTGGTTGGATGGCCACCAATTCGCAGCTACCGCAAGAACACGATGGCTACTAACCAGCTGAAGAGCAGCAAGGAGGATGCTGAAGCGAAGCAGGGCCAGGGGTTCCTGTACGTCAAGGTCAGCATGGATGGTGCCCCCTACCTCAGGAAGGTGGACCTCAAGACCTACAAGAACTACAAGGACCTGTCAACTGCGCTTGAGAAGATGTTCATTGGCTTCACAACTG GCAAGGATGGCTTATCTGAGAGCCGCAAGGATGGTGAATATGTGCTGACTTATGAAGACAAGGATGGAGACTGGATGCTTGTTGGCGATGTTCCATGGGA GATGTTTGCCAACTCTTGTCGCAGACTCAGGATCATGAAAGGTTCAGATGCAATTGGACTTG CTCCAAGGGCAGTTGATAAGTCCAAAAACCGCAACTAG
- the LOC4338161 gene encoding lactoylglutathione lyase GLX1 gives MARLLLPLPIAAAAASRLRLPVLSSSVARREALLFGGRVAAARAPVRLARRGVSAGAEAGGSSSAAAAAQVIGQDEAVEWVKKDRRRMLHVVYRVGDLDKTIKFYTECLGMKLLRKRDIPEERYTNAFLGYGPEDSHFVVELTYNYGVESYDIGTAFGHFGIAVEDVAKTVDLIKAKGGTVTREPGPVKGGKSVIAFIEDPDGYKFELIERGPTPEPLCQVMLRVGDLDHAINFYEKAFGMELLRKRDNPQYKYTIAMMGYGPEDKNAVLELTYNYGVKEYDKGNAYAQIAISTDDVYKTAEVIRQNGGQITREPGPLPGINTKITACTDPDGWKTVFVDNVDFLKELEE, from the exons atggctcgcctcctcctccccctccccatcgccgccgccgccgcctcccgcctccgcctccccgtcctctcctcctccg TGGCGCGGCGTGAGGCGCTGCTCTTCggggggagggtggcggcggcgagggcgccggtGAGGCTGGCGAGGAGAGGGGTGAGCGCCGGGGCGGAGGCGGGCGggtcgtcgtcggccgccgcggcagcgCAGGTGATCGGGCAGGACGAGGCGGTGGAGTGGGTCAAGAAGGACCGGAGGCGCATGCTCCATGTCGTCTACCGCGTCGGCGACCTCGACAAGACGATCAA GTTTTACACCGAGTGCTTGGGGATGAAGCTGTTGCGCAAGCGCGACATTCCGGAGGAGAGGTATACCAATGCTTTTCTCGGGTACGGGCCTGAGGACTCGCATTTTGTTGTGGAGCTCACTTACA ATTATGGTGTGGAAAGTTATGATATCGGGACTGCTTTCGGTCACTTCGGGATTGCTGTCGAGGAC GTTGCAAAAACAGTAGATCTCATTAAAGCCAAGGGAGGAACGGTAACAAGAGAACCAGGACCTGTAAAAGGTGGAAAGTCTGTAATTGCTTTTATTGAAGATCCTGATGGTTACAAATTTGAGCTTATAGAAAGAGGTCCTACACCTGAGCCTTTATGCCAGGTAATGCTTCGAGTGGGAGATCTTGATCATGCTATCAATTTCTATGAGAAG GCATTTGGCATGGAACTTCTCCGGAAACGAGACAATCCCCAATACAAG TATACTATTGCAATGATGGGATATGGTCCTGAAGACAAAAATGCTGTACTGGAGTTGACCTACAACTATGGTGTCAAGGAATATGATAAAGGAAATGCTTATGCACAG ATTGCTATTAGCACAGATGATGTCTACAAGACTGCGGAAGTCATTAGACAAAATGGTGGACAAATAACTCGTGAACCTGGCCCATTACCTGGAATTAATACGAAGATAACTGCTTGCACAGATCCAGATGGCTGGAAAACA GTATTTGTTGATAATGTAGATTTTCTCAAGGAGTTGGAagaatga